The following coding sequences are from one Syngnathus acus chromosome 14, fSynAcu1.2, whole genome shotgun sequence window:
- the LOC119133475 gene encoding sodium/hydrogen exchanger 6-like isoform X1, translated as MASTQIIPLVHVKSPTALWSLPFALLSFVLVGRGEGNAMDNVVTERLAEESHRQDSANLLIFIMLLTLTILTIWLFKHRRFRFLHETGLAMIYGLLVGVILRFGVHVPPSMSDVVQGCAVNASPATLLVNVSGRFYEYTLKGEVSRSKGHQVQDDEMLRKVTFDPEVFFNILLPPIIFHAGYSLKRRHFFRNIGSILAYAFLGTVISCFIIGLIMYGFVSFMKVVGQLGGDFYFTDCLFFGAIVSATDPVTVLAIFNDLKVDVDLYALLFGESVLNDAVAIVLSSVLLRLEKQSRRGARIVRPEGEEEWLEKNQTVIPRSIVAYQPTGDNSHSFEATAMLKSFGIFLGVFSGSFALGVATGVVTALVTKFTKLRDFPLLETALFFLMSWSTFLLAEACGFTGVVAVLFCGMTQAHYTYNNLSRDSQDRTKQLFELLNFLAENFIFSYMGLTLFSFQSHVFNPLFIIGAFVAVFLGRAANIYPLSFLLNLGRKNKIGSNFQHVMMFAGLRGAMTFALSIRDTATYARQMMFSTTLLIVFFTVWLCGGGTMPMLSFMSIPVGVDSDQDHSSSGMLDDSQRRNTKHESAWPFRIWYNFDRNYLKPLLTHSGPPLTATLPACCGPLARCLTSPQAYENEGPLHDDDSDFILNDGSVSSMYADVTVSTDGSSSSGIKRHRPSAADEGLDHDLALAEHEVAIRGTRLVLPMNDPADPPTTVTLPPPPSPPRSDPRRHRL; from the exons ATGGCGTCCACGCAAATAATACCCCTTGTTCACGTTAAATCCCCGACGGCGTTGTGGTCGCTGCCGTTCGCGTTGCTATCCTTCGTCCTCGTCGGGAGAGGCGAGGGCAACGCAATGGATAACGTCGTAACAGAGAGGCTGGCTGAAGAAAGCCACCGCCAAGACAGTGCCAACCTGCTCATATTCATCATGCTGCTAACGCTCACTATTCTCACTATATGGCTCTTCAAGCACAGGCGCTTTCGGTTCCTCCACGAAACGGGACTCGCCATGATCTATG GCCTTCTGGTGGGTGTGATACTCCGGTTCGGCGTCCACGTGCCCCCGAGTATGAGCGACGTGGTGCAGGGTTGCGCGGTGAACGCCAGTCCTGCCACCCTGCTGGTGAACGTCAGCGGGCGATTTTACGAGTACACCCTAAAGGGCGAAGTCAGCCGAAGCAAAGGCCACCAAGTGCAGGACGACGAGATGTTGAGAAAG GTTACTTTTGACCCAGAAGTCTTTTTCAACATCTTACTACCCCCGATCATCTTCCATGCAGGCTACAGTCTAAAACGG AGACATTTTTTCCGCAACATTGGCTCCATCCTGGCCTACGCTTTCCTGGGAACTGTCATATCTTGCTTTATTATTGG GCTCATCATGTACGGATTTGTGTCCTTCATGAAAGTGGTGGGCCAGCTCGGGGGAGATTTTTACTTCACCGACTGTCTCTTCTTTGGGGCCATCGTGTCAGCGACAGACCCAG TGACAGTGCTGGCCATTTTCAACGATCTGAAGGTAGACGTGGACCTGTATGCTTTACTTTTTGGGGAAAGCGTGCTCAATGACGCCGTGGCCATCGTCCTCTCGTC TGTTCTTCTCCGTTTGGAGAAGCAAAGTAGGCGGGGGGCTCGAATTGTGCGTCCCGAGGGCGAGGAGGAATGGCTGGAGAAGAACCAGACAGTTATTCCTCG CTCCATTGTGGCTTACCAGCCGACGGGGGACAACAGCCACAGCTTTGAAGCCACGGCCATGCTCAAATCCTTCGGCATCTTCCTTGGTGTCTTCAGCGGATCGTTTGCTCTCGGCGTGGCCACCGGTGTGGTGACAGCGCTC GTGACCAAGTTTACCAAGCTGAGGGACTTCCCCTTGTTGGAGACGGCGCTGTTTTTCCTCATGTCCTGGAGCACTTTCCTGTTGGCCGAGGCGTGCGGCTTTACCG GCGTGGTCGCCGTGCTGTTCTGCGGGATGACTCAGGCTCACTACACCTATAACAATCTCTCTCGTGACTCACAGGATCGAACCAAACAG TTGTTTGAGCTGCTCAACTTTCTGGCGGAGAACTTCATCTTCTCCTACATGGGCCTGACGCTCTTCTCCTTTCAATCGCACGTCTTCAACCCTCTGTTCATCATCGGGGCCTTT GTAGCAGTGTTCTTGGGCAGGGCGGCAAACATTTACCCATTGTCCTTCCTGCTCAACCTTGGCCGCAAGAACAAGATTGGTTCCAATTTCCAGCACGTCATGATGTTTGCAG GACTGCGCGGGGCGATGACATTTGCCCTGTCCATCCGCGACACGGCCACCTATGCCCGCCAGATGATGTTCTCTACCACCTTGCTGATTGTCTTCTTCACCGTGTGGCTCTGCGGAGGCGGCACCATGCCTATGTTGTCCTTCATGAGTATTCC TGTGGGTGTGGACTCTGATCAAGACCACTCA AGTTCAGGAATGCTGGATGACTCACAGAGGAGGAACACAAAGCATGAGAGCGCCTGGCCATTCAGGATCTGGTACAACTTTGATCGCAA CTACCTGAAACCCCTCTTGACCCACAGTGGCCCCCCTCTCACTGCCACCCTGCCCGCCTGTTGCGGACCCCTAGCACGGTGTCTCACCAGCCCGCAAGCATACGAG AACGAGGGGCCGCTCCACGACGACGACTCCGACTTCATCCTGAACGACGGCAGCGTCAGCTCCATGTACGCCGACGTCACAGTCAGCACGGACGGCTCGAGCTCCAGCGGCATTAAGCGCCACCGTCCGTCCGCCGCCGACGAGGGCCTGGATCACGATTTAGCGCTGGCTGAGCATGAGGTGGCCATCCGGGGCACCCGCCTGGTCCTACCGATGAATGACCCGGCCGATCCGCCGACTACTGTAACCCTGCCCCCGCCGCCCTCCCCGCCCCGCTCAGACCCCCGTAGGCACAGACTGTAA
- the LOC119133475 gene encoding sodium/hydrogen exchanger 6-like isoform X2, whose amino-acid sequence MASTQIIPLVHVKSPTALWSLPFALLSFVLVGRGEGNAMDNVVTERLAEESHRQDSANLLIFIMLLTLTILTIWLFKHRRFRFLHETGLAMIYGLLVGVILRFGVHVPPSMSDVVQGCAVNASPATLLVNVSGRFYEYTLKGEVSRSKGHQVQDDEMLRKVTFDPEVFFNILLPPIIFHAGYSLKRRHFFRNIGSILAYAFLGTVISCFIIGLIMYGFVSFMKVVGQLGGDFYFTDCLFFGAIVSATDPVTVLAIFNDLKVDVDLYALLFGESVLNDAVAIVLSSSIVAYQPTGDNSHSFEATAMLKSFGIFLGVFSGSFALGVATGVVTALVTKFTKLRDFPLLETALFFLMSWSTFLLAEACGFTGVVAVLFCGMTQAHYTYNNLSRDSQDRTKQLFELLNFLAENFIFSYMGLTLFSFQSHVFNPLFIIGAFVAVFLGRAANIYPLSFLLNLGRKNKIGSNFQHVMMFAGLRGAMTFALSIRDTATYARQMMFSTTLLIVFFTVWLCGGGTMPMLSFMSIPVGVDSDQDHSSSGMLDDSQRRNTKHESAWPFRIWYNFDRNYLKPLLTHSGPPLTATLPACCGPLARCLTSPQAYENEGPLHDDDSDFILNDGSVSSMYADVTVSTDGSSSSGIKRHRPSAADEGLDHDLALAEHEVAIRGTRLVLPMNDPADPPTTVTLPPPPSPPRSDPRRHRL is encoded by the exons ATGGCGTCCACGCAAATAATACCCCTTGTTCACGTTAAATCCCCGACGGCGTTGTGGTCGCTGCCGTTCGCGTTGCTATCCTTCGTCCTCGTCGGGAGAGGCGAGGGCAACGCAATGGATAACGTCGTAACAGAGAGGCTGGCTGAAGAAAGCCACCGCCAAGACAGTGCCAACCTGCTCATATTCATCATGCTGCTAACGCTCACTATTCTCACTATATGGCTCTTCAAGCACAGGCGCTTTCGGTTCCTCCACGAAACGGGACTCGCCATGATCTATG GCCTTCTGGTGGGTGTGATACTCCGGTTCGGCGTCCACGTGCCCCCGAGTATGAGCGACGTGGTGCAGGGTTGCGCGGTGAACGCCAGTCCTGCCACCCTGCTGGTGAACGTCAGCGGGCGATTTTACGAGTACACCCTAAAGGGCGAAGTCAGCCGAAGCAAAGGCCACCAAGTGCAGGACGACGAGATGTTGAGAAAG GTTACTTTTGACCCAGAAGTCTTTTTCAACATCTTACTACCCCCGATCATCTTCCATGCAGGCTACAGTCTAAAACGG AGACATTTTTTCCGCAACATTGGCTCCATCCTGGCCTACGCTTTCCTGGGAACTGTCATATCTTGCTTTATTATTGG GCTCATCATGTACGGATTTGTGTCCTTCATGAAAGTGGTGGGCCAGCTCGGGGGAGATTTTTACTTCACCGACTGTCTCTTCTTTGGGGCCATCGTGTCAGCGACAGACCCAG TGACAGTGCTGGCCATTTTCAACGATCTGAAGGTAGACGTGGACCTGTATGCTTTACTTTTTGGGGAAAGCGTGCTCAATGACGCCGTGGCCATCGTCCTCTCGTC CTCCATTGTGGCTTACCAGCCGACGGGGGACAACAGCCACAGCTTTGAAGCCACGGCCATGCTCAAATCCTTCGGCATCTTCCTTGGTGTCTTCAGCGGATCGTTTGCTCTCGGCGTGGCCACCGGTGTGGTGACAGCGCTC GTGACCAAGTTTACCAAGCTGAGGGACTTCCCCTTGTTGGAGACGGCGCTGTTTTTCCTCATGTCCTGGAGCACTTTCCTGTTGGCCGAGGCGTGCGGCTTTACCG GCGTGGTCGCCGTGCTGTTCTGCGGGATGACTCAGGCTCACTACACCTATAACAATCTCTCTCGTGACTCACAGGATCGAACCAAACAG TTGTTTGAGCTGCTCAACTTTCTGGCGGAGAACTTCATCTTCTCCTACATGGGCCTGACGCTCTTCTCCTTTCAATCGCACGTCTTCAACCCTCTGTTCATCATCGGGGCCTTT GTAGCAGTGTTCTTGGGCAGGGCGGCAAACATTTACCCATTGTCCTTCCTGCTCAACCTTGGCCGCAAGAACAAGATTGGTTCCAATTTCCAGCACGTCATGATGTTTGCAG GACTGCGCGGGGCGATGACATTTGCCCTGTCCATCCGCGACACGGCCACCTATGCCCGCCAGATGATGTTCTCTACCACCTTGCTGATTGTCTTCTTCACCGTGTGGCTCTGCGGAGGCGGCACCATGCCTATGTTGTCCTTCATGAGTATTCC TGTGGGTGTGGACTCTGATCAAGACCACTCA AGTTCAGGAATGCTGGATGACTCACAGAGGAGGAACACAAAGCATGAGAGCGCCTGGCCATTCAGGATCTGGTACAACTTTGATCGCAA CTACCTGAAACCCCTCTTGACCCACAGTGGCCCCCCTCTCACTGCCACCCTGCCCGCCTGTTGCGGACCCCTAGCACGGTGTCTCACCAGCCCGCAAGCATACGAG AACGAGGGGCCGCTCCACGACGACGACTCCGACTTCATCCTGAACGACGGCAGCGTCAGCTCCATGTACGCCGACGTCACAGTCAGCACGGACGGCTCGAGCTCCAGCGGCATTAAGCGCCACCGTCCGTCCGCCGCCGACGAGGGCCTGGATCACGATTTAGCGCTGGCTGAGCATGAGGTGGCCATCCGGGGCACCCGCCTGGTCCTACCGATGAATGACCCGGCCGATCCGCCGACTACTGTAACCCTGCCCCCGCCGCCCTCCCCGCCCCGCTCAGACCCCCGTAGGCACAGACTGTAA
- the LOC119133484 gene encoding four and a half LIM domains protein 1-like, translated as MSASVQCSYCREDLGGRRFVRNEGRPTCVRCHTKFCANSCAECHRPISVESKELNHKGRYWHEDCFRCAKCYKPLAKEPFTTKDERILCGKCCSREEAPRCHTCYKPILAGTESVEYKGNSFHDECFTCCHCKRPMASQSFIAKESDVYCSPCYDSKFAKICVSCKKPIMTGGVNYQGQPWHGHCFVCSSCSKPLAGSSFTTHKDQAFCVDCYKSTVAKKCSGCQMAITGFGKGVNVVSYDGASWHEYCFNCKQCSLSLANKPFIAKGRDILCSDCGDK; from the exons ATGTCAGCCAGCGTGCAGTGTTCCTACTGTCGCGAAGACCTCGGCGGCAGGAGATTTGTGCGCAACGAGGGCCGGCCTACGTGCGTGCGCTGCCACACCAAGTTCTGCGCCAACAGCTGCGCCGAGTGCCACCGACCCATCTCCGTGGAATCCAAA GAGCTGAACCACAAGGGTCGCTACTGGCACGAGGACTGCTTCCGATGCGCAAAGTGCTACAAGCCGCTGGCCAAGGAGCCGTTCACCACCAAGGATGAACGCATCCTGTGTGGCAAGTGCTGCTCCAGAGAAGAAGCTCCACGCTGCCACACCTGCTATAAACCCATACTTGCTG GCACGGAGAGCGTGGAGTACAAAGGCAACTCATTCCACGACGAGTGTTTCACTTGCTGCCACTGCAAGCGACCAATGGCTTCGCAGAGCTTCATCGCCAAAGAGAGCGACGTCTACTGCAGCCCTTGCTACGACAGCAAGTTTGCAAAAATCTGCGTCTCCTGCAAAAAG CCGATCATGACCGGAGGAGTCAACTACCAGGGGCAGCCCTGGCACGGTCACTGTTTCGTGTGTAGCTCCTGCTCAAAGCCTCTGGCTGGGTCCAGCTTCACCACGCACAAGGACCAGGCCTTCTGCGTGGACTGCTACAAGAGCACCGTGGCTAAGAAATGCAGCGGCTGCCAAATGGCCATCACag GTTTTGGCAAAGGGGTGAACGTGGTGAGCTATGACGGAGCCTCCTGGCACGAATACTGCTTCAACTGTAAGCAGTGCTCTCTCAGTCTGGCTAACAAGCCCTTCATAGCTAAGGGCCGGGACATCCTGTGCTCCGACTGCGGTGACAAGTAG
- the adad2 gene encoding adenosine deaminase domain-containing protein 2, with translation MSHAYSLLPEEDITLEEDITLEEDITVEEILDSGVVKDNSAVIDKDSSETAIETPSSSPVWDTDFHKKYVTVLSSNKFDSLLKMSPDFQACKSHMAAFVLVREVTDTSGRACDSYQVVALGTGCFSCTGWLVFNGTMVHDCHAIIIARRALQRFLYKQLLLFFDTDPRAKEACILESCGAGPQLQLKAKTSLHLYTNQCPEGAAKNVYMRGSYLNNWTPLKLYYNAKGSLVPATVLEPNHWAAKVCCISGTDKLCLWTFVGVQGALLSHFIQPLYITSMVLGGQKVYTDYLSDFINECLGNGWEDILPPFYKKYDTRFLCCEEVKPIEESPQHDVLSINWCLGDKDIEVVDSRKGFIDHRSPSVSGPGFSSRLCKRALYSYFRKAAQLGGLSCLLDRPTYHSVKVDASVYQTVKKLIKQHFLSNRSGPWNAKKEVDIFSA, from the exons ATGTCCCATGCTTACAGTTTGCTACCGGAGGAAGACATAACATTGGAGGAAGACATAACATTGGAGGAAGACATCACTGTGGAGGAGATCCTGGACTCAGGGGTTGTAAAAG ACAACTCTGCTGTCATTGACAAGGATTCCAGTGAAACAGCCATAGAAACGCCATCTTCTTCACCAG TTTGGGATACAGATTTCCACAAAAAGTACGTGACGGTATTAAGCAGCAACAAATTCGACAGCCTTTTGAAGATGAGTCCGGATTTCCAAGCTTGCAAGAGCCACATGGCGGCGTTTGTCCTCGTGAGAG aAGTGACAGACACATCGGGGCGTGCATGTGATTCTTACCAGGTGGTGGCGTTGGGAACCGGTTGCTTCAGCTGCACCGGTTGGCTTGTTTTCAACGGGACGATGGTGCACGACTGTCACGCCATAATCATTGCCAGGCGGGCACTCCAGAG GTTCCTCTACAagcagcttctgctcttctttGACACCGACCCGCGGGCCAAGGAAGCATGCATATTAGAGAGTTGTGGAGCCGGGCCGCAGCTTCAGCTCAAAGCCAAGACCAGCCTGCACCTTTACACCAATCAGTGTCCTGAAGGAGCTGCCAAAAACGTCTACATGAG GGGCTCCTACCTCAACAATTGGACCCCCCTAAAGCTGTATTATAACGCCAAGGGTTCACTGGTGCCCGCTACCGTACTTGAGCCGAACCACTGGGCGGCCAAAGTGTGCTGCATTTCGGGCACAGACAAGCTGTGTCTCTGGACCTTTGTGGGTGTGCAGGGCGCTCTGCtgagccacttcatccagccaCTTTACATCACAAGCATGGTGCTCG GTGGCCAGAAGGTGTACACCGACTACTTGTCGGACTTTATCAATGAATGCCTGGGCAACGGCTGGGAGGACATCCTGCCACCGTTCTACAAGAAATATGACACCAGGTTCCTGTGCTGCGAAGAGGTTAAGCCCATTGAGGAGTCGCCGCAGCACGATGTCCTCAGCATCAACTGGTGCCTTGGAGACAAAGACATTGAAGTGGTTGACAGCAGGAAAGGCTTCATTGACCACCG TTCCCCGTCGGTAAGCGGGCCCGGCTTCTCCAGCAGGCTGTGCAAGAGAGCACTCTACAGTTACTTCCGTAAAGCAGCTCAGCTGGGCGGACTCAGCTGCTTGCTGGATCGGCCCACCTATCACAGCGTCAAG GTGGACGCAAGCGTCTACCAGACTGTAAAGAAGCTAATCAAGCAGCACTTCCTAAGCAACCGCAGCGGCCCCTGGAATGCCAAAAAGGAGGTGGACATCTTTAGCGCCTGA